The DNA segment TGACGATGTGCACGACCGTCCTTCCGGTGTCCAAAAGTTGCTGCTCGGCATCAGGGTCTCAGACCCGGGCCCAAAGCTGCACACGCGTGCGTCGTCCCGCCCCCGGTCAACCCGGCGTGAGGGCGTTCATCTGCGCTGCTCCGTGACCGCGGTCACCCCCGGCGTCCGGCGCCGAGTGATGCTGCGCACGCTGCATCCGGTGAGGACGGCGAGGCCGGCCAGGGCGAGCACGGCCCCGAGCAGCTCGGCGGCGGCGGGCATGGGACCTCCGAAGTGCGACGACGGGCCGGAGCTGTCATCTAGGCACGGGGGCGCGCGCACCCGGCACACCCCACTTCCGGGCGCCCCCGATTTCACTCGTGAGGCAGAACGTGGCCGCCGGTTGCGCGCCCGCCTGTTCGAAGCCTTACGATCCTCTCTCGTGTCCAAACTGACCGACGTGCCCAAACGGATTCTGATCGGGCGCGCTCTGCGCAGTGACCGGCTGGGCGAGACGTTCCTGCCGAAGCGCATCGCCCTCCCCGTCTTCGCCTCCGACCCGCTGTCCTCCGTCGCCTACGCGCCGGGGGAGGTTCTGCTGGTCCTCTCCATCGCGGGTGTGTCGGCGTATCACTTCAGCCCCTGGATCGCCGTCGCGGTCGTCGTGCTCATGTTCACGGTGGTCGCCTCCTACCGGCAGAACGTGCACGCCTACCCCAGCGGTGGCGGTGACTACGAGGTGGCGACCACCAACCTCGGCCCCCGCGCCGGGCTGACCGTCGCCAGCGCCCTGCTGGTCGACTACGTCCTCACCGTGGCCGTCTCGATCGCCTCCGGCATCGAGAACCTCGGCTCGGCCGTCCCGTTCGTGGTCGAGCACAAGGTGCTGTGCGCCTGCGCCGTGATCGTCCTGCTGACGCTGATGAACCTGCGCGGGGTGAAGGAGTCGGGCAAGCTCTTCGCCATCCCGACCTATGTGTTCGTCGGCGGCGTCTTCATCATGATCGCGTGGGGCGCCTTCCGCGGTCTGGTCCTCGGGGACACGATGCGCGCGCCGACGGCCGACTTCCACATCCGGGCCGAGCACCAGGGCCTCGCGGGCTTCGCGCTGGTCTTCCTGCTGCTACGGGCCTTCTCCTCCGGCTGTGCCGCGCTCACCGGCGTGGAGGCCATCTCCAACGGCGTCCCCGCCTTCCGCAAGCCCAAGTCGAAGAACGCGGCGACCACGCTCGCCATGATGGGCCTGCTCGCCGTCACCATGTTCTGCGGCATCATCGCGCTCGCCATGACCACCAAGGTCCGCATGGCCGAGCACCCGGCCAGCGACCTGCTGAGCCACGGCGTGCCCATCGGCTCCGGCTATGTGCAGAACCCGGTGATCTCCCAGGTCGCCGAGGCGGTGTTCGGCAAGGGCAGCTTCCTGTTCATCGTCCTCGCCGCCGCGACCGCGCTGGTCCTCTTCCTCGCGGCGAACACGGCGTACAACGGCTTCCCGCTGCTCGGCTCGATCCTGGCGCAGGACCGCTACCTGCCCCGCCAGCTGCACACCCGAGGCGACCGGCTGGCGTTCTCCAACGGCATCGTGCTGCTCTCCGGTACGGCGATGCTGCTGGTGGTGATCTACGGCGCCGACTCGACGCGGCTGATCCAGCTCTACATCGTCGGTGTGTTCGTGTCCTTCACGCTCAGCCAGACCGGCATGGTCCGGCACTGGAACCGGCACCTGGCCGCCGAGAAGGACCCGGCCGAGCGCAGCCGCATGATCCGTGCCCGCGCGATCAACACCTTCGGCGCCTTCTTCACCGGCCTGGTGCTGGTCGTCGTGCTGGTCACCAAGTTCACCCACGGCGCCTGGGTCGCGCTGCTGGGCATGTGCATCTTCTACGCGACGATGACCGCGATCCGTAAGCACTACGACCGGGTCGCGGACGAGATCTCCGCCGTGGACGGCCCCACCGACGACAGCCTGCGTCCCTCGCG comes from the Streptomyces seoulensis genome and includes:
- a CDS encoding APC family permease; protein product: MSKLTDVPKRILIGRALRSDRLGETFLPKRIALPVFASDPLSSVAYAPGEVLLVLSIAGVSAYHFSPWIAVAVVVLMFTVVASYRQNVHAYPSGGGDYEVATTNLGPRAGLTVASALLVDYVLTVAVSIASGIENLGSAVPFVVEHKVLCACAVIVLLTLMNLRGVKESGKLFAIPTYVFVGGVFIMIAWGAFRGLVLGDTMRAPTADFHIRAEHQGLAGFALVFLLLRAFSSGCAALTGVEAISNGVPAFRKPKSKNAATTLAMMGLLAVTMFCGIIALAMTTKVRMAEHPASDLLSHGVPIGSGYVQNPVISQVAEAVFGKGSFLFIVLAAATALVLFLAANTAYNGFPLLGSILAQDRYLPRQLHTRGDRLAFSNGIVLLSGTAMLLVVIYGADSTRLIQLYIVGVFVSFTLSQTGMVRHWNRHLAAEKDPAERSRMIRARAINTFGAFFTGLVLVVVLVTKFTHGAWVALLGMCIFYATMTAIRKHYDRVADEISAVDGPTDDSLRPSRVHSLVLVSKIHRPTLRALAYAKLMRSDTLEALTVNVDPAETKALRAEWERRGIDVPLKVLDSPYREITRPIIEYVKNLRKESPRDAVSVIIPEYVVGHWYEHLLHNQSALRLKGRLLFTPGVMVTSVPYQLESSQVARDRARRRQDWSAPGAVRRGPAERHKDGAGAKE